DNA sequence from the Lycium barbarum isolate Lr01 chromosome 5, ASM1917538v2, whole genome shotgun sequence genome:
tttagatATAGaaaatcattctttttgggaaagtgtatcacataaattggcaGAGAAAATATTTGTTATgtgtcttactttatttcttggtCTATCCCAAAAAGTGTGTCTCGTTCTATATTTAGTAAGATGAAAATTCAAACATCCTACACGAaaagtttataaccacaagatttaaaggatattgtagtcagtggcggatccaggattttcattcagggtgttcggaaaaaagaagaagctaattataatttatttaggatgttcaaaagttaatatgtctataaacacaaaaaaattaccctatatatacactgtaattgtTTACTGAGGGTGTTTGGGTGAACACCTTCGACAACATGTAGATCCGCCCCTAATTGTagtatttacacatatatttaatTTAGAATTATAAGATTAAAAAATCTCATTTTATTCCTTAAAATTTGTGCTCAGTTAAATTACGATACTTAAATTGGGATACAGAAAGTACTAGTTTTagctttatttaaaaaaaaaaaaatgaaaaatggtgATTGGCGAGCATGGAAATATAGAAAGAAAGAGGAGAGAACTGTCGGGGGGTGTGGACCACTCGTCTTAGGAGAGTAATACTCCcttgggtaaaaaaaaaaaaagtgcacgtAGTCATTTGTACactctttaaaaaaatattaactcctagataaaaatagaaaatttgactaaactaccccaaATTAAATTaacattgggatttgatcatataacacttaatagagacaaatataaaaaaataagattaattttttcttgatttgctaagtaaactttttttttgataaaataaAAAGGCTGAagtttttttttatccggagggagtaataaataacATGACACAATCGTACTTTTGTCTGTTGTGGCAGGGAATAACACAATTCGCTGCGTTTTTTCTGCATCAACTATACATCCTACGACCCTGCCCATTAAGCACCTTTTGGTTCTCCTCCATGCAATACTACTAtctttcattattattattattatattattgttgttgttgttgttgttgttgttaccaCGGAAgagtatatatttttatatattttctttatctcaatttatgtgatatatttttttattttaattcatTAAAAAAAGAATGTCATTTTCAGTGCAAGTGGGTGGGGGCGGATGTAGCTTGATGTTATGGGGTTCAGCTGAACCATACTTTCTAGACGAAGCATTAATATATCTATAAAAGTTTATTAAATctataataaatagtagatatgaacttataacttTAAGAATGTCAAAGGTTTAACGCAGAAAACCTTAAAGGTTTGAACCCTATCTGCCTATGAGTGAGTAAGTCGAAATTTCTTATTTTTCGGAAAAGAGCCAAAAATACCCCTAATGTATAAAAAATGCTTTAAAATACCTTCtttcaccttttggtctaaaaataccatGAATCTTTATTTTTGGCTCGTGAATTCCCTGCTTCCACCTTTTGATCTAGCAATACTCTCAACATTCGTTTTTAGCTGAAGGATACCCCTCAAACTACAACTATGACCCTCTGATGTGCTAAAGGCCGTTGTCTACTTTTTATAATTTTGATCTCTTTTTCACGAATCTTATTCGTCATGCTTTTTCTTAGTTCTCAACATAAcatcaccaccaccaacaacaaaaTACTCAGTGTAATCCTATAAGTGGAATTTGGGGAGGGTATATGCACACCTTATCTCACTTTgggaggtagagagactgttttcgATATACTATCGACTCAAGGACAAGCATATAAAAGCAGATCgatgaaataaaaaataatgGAAGTGAAGCAATCACGACAAGGAACTATTAAAAAACATATCAAAGCCTCCAGAAAAGAGAACAGTAACTACAACATAATAATACATATAATAAAAGTTGTGTAATCCACAAACAAGAGTAGATATTTATCGATTCATATTTACAGAAAGGTTGTACTAATAAATTGGACTTTCACTCACTaataaattagtgcgtgaaagagCAAACCAAAAGCTTCTGCATGTGCTTCAAAAAAAGGTTGTCCTTTTacaagaaaaaataattaaataatgagTTAACTTTTAAATATAGACAACATAAAAGCTTACGATAGATATTCAGTAAAGTTTTGTAACCCCAAAATAAGATAAACATACTTTTTATTCGAGATTAAGATTATATGATTATATAGAGTTTGATCAATATTTTTTAGAATGtatttttttcatcatattaatataaaaaaaattataacttaTAGTATTTTGTATAGTTTtgaataattaaattttaattttaaaatattaaattaatctaatttaTTTTAGccaaaatttaagaaaattgaCTCTAAACTCTAAAGAAACGTAAAAATGACACATAATTTGAGCTCAAATTATGTGTCATTTTTACGTTTCTTAAGAGTTTAGAGtcaattttcttaaattttggCTAAAAtaaattagattaatttaatattttaaaattaaaatttaattattcaAAACTATACAAAATACTATAAgttataattatttttatattaatatgatgaaaaaaataCATTCTAAAAAATATTGATCAAACTCTATATAATCATATAATCTTAATCTCGAATAAAAAGTATGTTTATCTTATTTTGGGGTTACAAAACTTTACTGAATATCTATCGTAAGCTTTTATGTTGTCTATGTTTAAAAGTTAActcattatttaattattttttcttgtAAAAGGACAACCTTTTTTGAAGCACATGCAGAAGCTTTTGGTTTGCTCTTTCATGCACTAATTTactgcgtgaaaggccaaactgtTATTTTTTACAGTTTAGTCCTTtgacgcacgaaattcgtgcgtgaatcctatttatgtgcttttttttttgtactattttgatttaactttttttttttatactacttaagtcgcggattcgtCTATTTATGACCCAACTAATTTGTATCTACTATATTTCCCCATTAATCAAGATTACTTCAAAACATAAGTTGAAGCTATCTCCTAAGTCCGACGCAGTCACTATTGTTTTAATCCCAAAAATTATGTCACTGCTTGTAATGTCTAATAACTAAGTATTGAGTTTCGATCCATATCCAAAGACATCTCTCACATTTGCATAAATTGAAATGCAGAAAACAATACGATTCAAAACCAAAATTACACAAATTGAGATGTATGCAACAAAGAAAATTAGTAAAATAACAGTCCAGAAACCAAATTCAACAACAAAATTAAAACACATAGGAATAATTTGGGATTAGCAAGTATGTTTGTTTGATATGATTGAGTATTCTTGATAATTTTAGAACTTATAGGTATAAGTCATGTTTcatgtttttctttaaaaaaaaatgaaatatcttttgaaaaattatggccaaaacacattttcaaaatatgaaaacttcatccaaatcaaaattttcaaattatttttggGAATCTGTGCCAAATGCTAGCTTAGACTCTCGTCACTGATTTACcattatttttaaatatacccATTGTAATGCTTTTGATTCAAATATATCCTTTCTTTTATACTTTCCGTCTAAATATACTCCTCCCCTTATACTTTGGCATTGATTTACCATTATTTTGAATGAAATGACATTTGTCAACTTAGAAATAAAAAGACCTGCCTCAATTTCTTTTACCCACTATCCGACCCAATTTCAAAGTAAAGAAATTCACGTTCATCTTCAACTACCACATCGAGGAAGATAATTACCCTTGGAAAGCACAGTGCCTGCAGGTGTAGGGTAacctattattaaaaaaaaacaataagaCGGAAAACCATACGGAATTGTTATAATTTGGAACTTAAACAATATGCAGGAGATAATATCCGAAATATATTGAAACTTGATTGAAATTAGAAGCCATGCTCAAAATTCCTAACCCTTTTGAATGATGAAGTTAGTGCTCTTTGAGAAAGAATCAAATTGTATAAATATCGTTTTCCGAATAGAAAGCCAAAGTGAATAGGTATAGGTATTAGAAGTCCAAACAAATTAATGTTAGTCAATATTTTAGCCAAATTCGTAGTGTACTATTTTTTAGGGATAAAAAATTTAAGGTATAATATTGTTcaatatttaaagaatattttgatCAACTAACATTTATATGCatacttttaaaataatataaatagaTATAGACAAATAGATAATTAATCCATGTATTATTATTAATCCCTCCGTAACCCTAACCAGCTACCCCCTAATTCAATAATGGAAAAAGTTCGTTCTTTTGAAGTGGTTTTGCCATTGCTGGCGCTGGGAGGAGTGGCCCTTTGGATAAATTATTACTACAGGAAAAGACCAACAATAAGTGGAGGCCAGCAAGAGGCAGCAGAGGTATGTGCGAATTCATACTTTTTAACAGCTTGTTTGGATGATCGTTACGTATAGTTTCATATTGTAATATATTATTTTGGGGAAAAATTCGTTCTTATGAAAAAAAGGAACTTTTCATCATTATATAATGATAAATTTAATAACACGAtataataaaatttaagtaacaattaaaataaatattatatttaaagTAACAATATAATACAACGCAATAGGGTAACTAAACCATGCAAACAAGCTGTAactataatatataaatgttctCCTTAAAGAAGATTTTTGTTGGTGCTTTAGGTTGATGATGCAAAGGAGGATTATTTTAGTCAGCTACCAGATGATGTTTTGTTTTCCATTCTTGCAAATCTGACAGTATCTGAGGCTGCTAGGACGACCATTTTATCTACGAAGTGGAAATATATATTTTACCTAGGTGTTGAAAGATTAGACCTCTCATTTTCTCGCTTTGTTTCTTACCCCATTTCTTACCCCATAAAAGACTTCAGCAAGTTCTTTAAATTTTCTGTTAAGACTCTCTCTCAAGCATCCTCATTGAAACAATTGATTTTGTCCAATTGCATTGTGCTATCAAGTCCCAACATCCGTTTTAATTCCCTCACGACCCTTGTTTTGAATGGTGTTCTGTTAGCAAGCGGACATCTAGAGGGTATTCTGTCCTCATGTTCGAACCTTAAGCAGTTAATTATTGAGAATTGTAGACTTCCTTATAAGCTACGACTCACTAGTACAGTAACAAGTATtgttatttgggattgtgacggAGTGAAAGAGATTGATCTTCATGCTGCAGATCTTCATACGCTTGAGTTTACTATGAATAATTACAACAACGTAAGATTCTTATTCTCATTTGTTCCCATGCTGGAAAATGTAATCCTTTTTCCTAGGGGACTCGCTTCACTTTCATACATATTTGGTGATTTTGCAAGAAATTTACCTGCTCAAGTTAAATCTTTAACCGTCAAATGTTTTCCTCGTAAGGTATTAATCTAACTTTGTCTTGTCTTCTCAAAGTTTTCAGTATATATTTTCTTTTTGATGACCTTTCCCCCATTATATTCTTCATTTCAGTCGAACTACTTCCCAACAGAGACGAAGATGTTCAGAAACCTTAGGACATTAAGCTTGATACTTATGATCATGGATGGCTCTTTTGAGTTTGAGATGGTCAAACTATCCCCAATCTTGGGTGCTTGTCCTCTTCTTCAATATTTGAGTTTCGTGGTGAGTTATCCATATTCATAATCTTCTTCTATTCATTATTTGTATATTCTTTGCTGATGGATGTGAAATTTCTGGTCTTCTGCATAAACAGGCACTTACGTTTTTTAACTTAGAGGCTATTTGTTTAGTGGTAAACTAGGGATAATGGTGAACTTGAATTGCTACATCGATGCAAAGTTGACGATAGAAATATCATGTTGTGTTAAGAGGTCACAACTATAAGACGATATCTTTTAATGATCTAACTTGAAATTCTAGAAATACACAATTTTTGACTAAGTACAGATATCTTATTCACAAGTAAAATCCACTTGGTCTTTTCAGAAGTACTCTGATAATGTGAAAGAGCATGAATTTTATAATAAGTTGTAGATAGTGCAGTTCTTTTGATTGGTAAAATTGTATAGCACTTTATGAAGTATGCCTAACCCCAGATAACTTGATGAGGACAAAAACTTCACTTAGCCAACAGATGCTACACGCGCAAGCAGAATGTAGTATCTACCAGACATCTTCTACTTCACTGCCCAGAAACAACAGACTTATGGAACATGTTTTTGTCTCTTTTCGGACTGAGCTGCGTAACGCCTGGAGAGCATAAAGGAAGCCTATGTGAGCTCGAATAACAGGAAAGTTGGTAAATCCATCAAAAGAATCTATGTGAGCTAGGATAACAGGAAAGTTGGTAAATCCATCAAAAGAATCTGGAAACTAACCCCTTTTTGTATCCTTTGGTGTGCCTGGAATGAAAGAAACATTAGATGTTTTAATAGAATAGCAACTCCAACCACTCTCTTAAGGCTAGATGCCTTTTGTTTTTGTACAGCTAGGGTACCCTGATCCCTGTAAACTCCCCTGGCCATTTTTTGGACTTCATTAGCTCCTTAACCATAGTATAGGATGCACTATATTGAAGCTAACAAATCTTTTGTGTTTTCTTCCTATTGTATTTTGGCATCTTCCTGATGCCATTAATGATATCACTTACTtcatcatcaaaaaaaaaaaaaaaacttttagttGCTGAAAATTTCGTTAAAATGACATTCAATAACAAAGTGTCACATCAGTTTAGTTGGAACAGTGCAAAGTCTTCAAGATCAATTGCAAAGACTTGCAAACTGTATGTTGTCATATAAGCAGGAGATGTTAAACGTTGCTTTAGAAACTACAGAAAGGTCCAACCTTACTGGTAGCTGAATCAAACGCTTAATAAAATTGATTTAGTTGAAAcaccttttcttcaatttggtgtgATCCGCGGCGCATTCAACTGAGTATATTCCTTATAGCCCACTGTTAGTTCAGTTTAGCTTTGCTTAACTAATAAGTCGTAGTTGTAAGCAGTATGTTGAGCTCATTCTCGTTGTGATCTCAGGTATCAAGACATTGGAGAGCAAAGGATGAAAGAGGAAGTAGAAGGGCTCCTTTATCTCGTACATGTCACACTGAACTAAAACAAGTAACATTCAATGGATTTGCTGGAACAGAATCAGAGATGGAATTTGTTCTTTATATTATGAGAAGTGCAATAGTACTTGAGCAAATGTTTCTCAGCCCCCGGTACAAGTATTCTCGTTTTGTGCCACGGGAAGATTCGATTGCTTCACTTGATCAAAGAAAACGCAACTCAATCAAACAAAAACTACATGGACAAGCTATCTCGAGGAAAGCTGTGGTGATCATCCAATAGGTTATTGTACAAATATGGTATATTAGAGCTTTGTAGTCATCAGTGGTAGGTAAATTGGTAGAGCTTATGATAGGAGTGCCTATTTATTTGTTATTGCTAAACAAGAACAGAAAAATGTATTGTCTGCTTGAGCTGCGTTAATTTTTCTTAGAATGGAGCAATTGTGTGATAACTCCATTGCTTCACTCATTTTCTTGTTCATTTAGACAGTTTCTGGTTTGGCATGTCAACTGTCAAGCATCCTTTATTGTGTCTTGAAAGTTATTGGTTCATAACAATCACTATTCATTATATGTAAGAACTGAATTAAACTATTTTATTCCACCAAATAAATTTCATATTTGATCACTTTGGAGTTTTAGGTTTCTTTGGTACTATATAACAACACCGCCATAAAGGGACCCCCACTTGTTCAGGATTGAGGCATAATTATTATTGTTGATTGTATAGTTAGTCTTAATTCTTTATTGATGGTTGTTTCAGACGCCTTTGGTACTTCGATATAGCGGTTTCAACTTCATCTTGGTTGTGTAAGGTACATGACCCATTGACCATATATCCACCAAAGCATGGGTGATGTTGACATAGTTTGTCTTTACTTTAGATCATTTTCTCTTCTACACATACTCGAACAACTCGTTGATCTTTATCAACAAATTGCCTATTGCAGGGAAAGATTATCTTGTTGATACAggttatgtt
Encoded proteins:
- the LOC132640003 gene encoding putative F-box/FBD/LRR-repeat protein At3g23955 isoform X1 — protein: MEKVRSFEVVLPLLALGGVALWINYYYRKRPTISGGQQEAAEVDDAKEDYFSQLPDDVLFSILANLTVSEAARTTILSTKWKYIFYLGVERLDLSFSRFVSYPISYPIKDFSKFFKFSVKTLSQASSLKQLILSNCIVLSSPNIRFNSLTTLVLNGVLLASGHLEGILSSCSNLKQLIIENCRLPYKLRLTSTVTSIVIWDCDGVKEIDLHAADLHTLEFTMNNYNNVRFLFSFVPMLENVILFPRGLASLSYIFGDFARNLPAQVKSLTVKCFPRKSNYFPTETKMFRNLRTLSLILMIMDGSFEFEMVKLSPILGACPLLQYLSFVVSRHWRAKDERGSRRAPLSRTCHTELKQVTFNGFAGTESEMEFVLYIMRSAIVLEQMFLSPRYKYSRFVPREDSIASLDQRKRNSIKQKLHGQAISRKAVVIIQ
- the LOC132640003 gene encoding putative F-box protein At3g58860 isoform X2, producing MEKVRSFEVVLPLLALGGVALWINYYYRKRPTISGGQQEAAEVDDAKEDYFSQLPDDVLFSILANLTVSEAARTTILSTKWKYIFYLGVERLDLSFSRFVSYPISYPIKDFSKFFKFSVKTLSQASSLKQLILSNCIVLSSPNIRFNSLTTLVLNGVLLASGHLEGILSSCSNLKQLIIENCRLPYKLRLTSTVTSIVIWDCDGVKEIDLHAADLHTLEFTMNNYNNSNYFPTETKMFRNLRTLSLILMIMDGSFEFEMVKLSPILGACPLLQYLSFVVSRHWRAKDERGSRRAPLSRTCHTELKQVTFNGFAGTESEMEFVLYIMRSAIVLEQMFLSPRYKYSRFVPREDSIASLDQRKRNSIKQKLHGQAISRKAVVIIQ